The following are encoded in a window of Flavobacterium psychrotrophum genomic DNA:
- a CDS encoding pyridoxal phosphate-dependent aminotransferase has protein sequence MNALSDRINNLSTSQTLAMAAKARELKAQGIDVISLSLGEPDFNTPDFIKEAAIQAINDNYSAYPPVDGYAELKDAIALKFKRDNGLDYKPSQIVVSTGAKQSLYNLCQVLLNPGDECLLPAPYWVSYAEMAKMAEATPVEVPTSVESDFKITPEQLEAAITPKTKVIMFSSPCNPSGSVYSREELTALAAVLEKYPNIYVIADEIYEHINFSGNFCSIATIPGMYDRTITVNGVAKAFAMTGWRIGYIGGPEFIAKACTKMQGQVTSGANSIAQRATITALQADPSVLKDMVAAFHRRRDLVVGLIKEIPGFKINVPEGAFYVFPDISYYFGKTLKGMEIKNADDFSMFLLEHATVATVTGDAFGNPDCIRFSYATADETLVEALRRIKAAVTE, from the coding sequence ATGAACGCGCTTTCAGACAGGATCAACAACTTATCTACATCGCAAACGCTGGCTATGGCCGCAAAAGCAAGGGAACTAAAAGCTCAGGGTATAGACGTTATTAGCCTTAGCCTTGGCGAACCCGATTTTAACACCCCCGATTTTATTAAAGAAGCAGCCATACAGGCCATAAACGACAACTACAGTGCTTACCCGCCGGTAGATGGTTATGCCGAACTTAAGGATGCTATAGCCCTGAAATTTAAGCGTGACAATGGCCTTGATTACAAGCCATCGCAAATTGTGGTTTCTACAGGTGCAAAGCAGTCGCTTTATAACCTGTGCCAGGTATTGCTTAACCCGGGCGATGAATGCTTACTGCCTGCCCCTTACTGGGTAAGCTATGCCGAAATGGCAAAGATGGCTGAGGCTACGCCTGTAGAGGTGCCTACATCTGTAGAAAGCGATTTTAAAATAACACCGGAGCAACTGGAAGCCGCCATTACCCCTAAGACCAAGGTAATAATGTTTAGCTCGCCATGTAACCCAAGCGGATCTGTTTACAGCCGCGAAGAGCTTACGGCACTTGCTGCCGTACTGGAAAAATATCCGAACATCTACGTTATTGCCGACGAAATATATGAGCACATTAACTTTAGCGGTAACTTTTGCAGCATAGCTACCATTCCGGGCATGTACGACCGTACCATTACCGTAAACGGTGTGGCTAAGGCATTTGCAATGACCGGCTGGAGGATAGGCTACATAGGCGGGCCAGAGTTTATTGCCAAAGCATGTACTAAAATGCAGGGGCAGGTAACCAGCGGTGCTAACAGTATAGCACAACGCGCTACCATTACTGCGCTTCAGGCAGACCCAAGCGTACTGAAAGACATGGTAGCAGCATTCCACCGCCGTCGTGATCTTGTAGTAGGCCTTATTAAAGAAATTCCGGGCTTTAAGATCAATGTTCCTGAGGGTGCATTCTATGTATTCCCGGATATCTCTTACTACTTTGGTAAAACGCTAAAAGGCATGGAAATAAAAAATGCCGATGATTTCTCAATGTTCCTGTTAGAGCACGCTACTGTGGCTACCGTTACCGGAGATGCTTTTGGCAACCCTGACTGTATCCGTTTTTCTTATGCTACGGCAGATGAAACACTTGTAGAAGCACTTAGGCGCATTAAAGCAGCCGTTACTGAATAA
- the fabD gene encoding ACP S-malonyltransferase, with product MKAYVFPGQGAQFTGMGKDLYESAAEAKELFEKANEILGFRITDIMFEGTADQLKETRVTQPAVFLHSVIKAKTLGDSFQPEMVAGHSLGEFSALVAAGALTFEDGLKLVSQRALAMQKACEITPSTMAAVLGLEDKIVEDVCKSIDGVVVAANYNCPGQLVISGETTAVEAACEALKAAGAKRALILPVGGAFHSPMMEPAREELAAAIEATTFANPVCPVYQNVPATAVTDAEEIKKNLIIQLTAPVKWTQSVQNMIADGATLFTEVGPGNVLQGLVKKINKEAITAQG from the coding sequence ATGAAAGCATACGTTTTTCCGGGTCAGGGAGCCCAGTTTACCGGCATGGGTAAAGACTTATATGAAAGTGCTGCGGAAGCGAAAGAATTGTTTGAAAAAGCTAATGAAATACTGGGTTTCCGTATTACCGATATCATGTTTGAAGGTACTGCAGACCAGCTGAAAGAAACCCGCGTTACACAGCCTGCCGTATTTTTACATTCAGTTATCAAAGCAAAAACGCTTGGTGACAGCTTTCAGCCTGAAATGGTTGCTGGCCACTCTCTGGGCGAATTCAGTGCGCTTGTTGCTGCCGGGGCCCTTACTTTTGAAGACGGACTAAAACTGGTAAGCCAGCGTGCTCTTGCCATGCAAAAGGCGTGCGAAATAACACCAAGCACTATGGCTGCCGTATTGGGTCTTGAAGATAAAATTGTAGAAGATGTATGCAAAAGCATCGACGGAGTGGTAGTTGCGGCCAACTATAACTGCCCGGGGCAGCTGGTTATAAGCGGAGAAACTACGGCCGTTGAAGCTGCGTGCGAAGCCCTTAAAGCTGCGGGTGCCAAGCGTGCGCTTATACTACCTGTAGGTGGTGCATTCCATAGCCCGATGATGGAACCTGCCCGAGAAGAGCTTGCTGCTGCCATAGAGGCTACTACTTTTGCTAACCCCGTTTGCCCGGTGTACCAAAATGTACCTGCTACTGCGGTTACCGATGCAGAGGAGATCAAGAAAAACCTGATCATACAACTTACTGCTCCGGTAAAATGGACGCAAAGCGTACAGAACATGATAGCTGATGGCGCTACCCTGTTTACAGAGGTTGGTCCGGGTAATGTACTACAAGGCCTTGTAAAGAAAATAAACAAAGAAGCAATAACAGCCCAGGGATAA
- a CDS encoding fatty acid desaturase family protein, which translates to MNVTQPVFSKHDSVKFFRTLTKRVNDYFKENNIKKTGNWKLHLKTAIMFSLYLAPYFVILTLDLPWWANLLLTIVMGVGMAGIGMNVMHDANHGSYSSKTWLNKIMGSSMYLLAGNVNNWQIQHNVLHHTYTNIHGHDEDLEAGRIIRFSKSAEWMKIHKFQHYYSVFLYGLLTFNWAITTDIKQMRRYIKRGLAYGKFQSPVKQWTILVVTKIIYISMWIALPIIIGIDWWKVLLGFFVMHYVAGLILSIVFQLAHIVEETDNPLPNENGEMENTWAIHQLYTTANFAPKNRFVNWFTGGLNHQIEHHIFPNISHVHYKRISQIVKQTAKEHNLPYHEFKSMRGAIAAHFKHLKELGMEPKMA; encoded by the coding sequence ATGAATGTAACCCAACCCGTTTTCTCAAAACATGACTCTGTAAAGTTCTTCAGGACGCTTACTAAGCGTGTTAACGACTATTTTAAAGAAAACAATATAAAAAAAACCGGAAACTGGAAGCTGCACCTTAAAACAGCCATTATGTTTTCGCTTTACCTAGCTCCCTACTTTGTTATACTTACGCTCGACCTCCCGTGGTGGGCAAACCTGTTGCTTACCATAGTTATGGGTGTGGGCATGGCCGGCATAGGCATGAATGTTATGCACGATGCCAACCATGGCTCTTACAGCAGCAAGACCTGGCTCAATAAAATTATGGGCAGTAGTATGTACTTACTGGCAGGCAATGTAAACAACTGGCAGATACAGCACAATGTACTACACCATACGTACACAAACATACATGGGCATGATGAAGATCTTGAAGCGGGTCGTATTATCCGTTTCTCGAAATCGGCAGAGTGGATGAAGATCCATAAATTTCAGCACTATTACTCGGTTTTCCTGTACGGACTGTTAACTTTTAACTGGGCGATTACGACCGACATCAAGCAGATGCGCCGCTACATAAAGCGTGGGCTTGCTTACGGAAAATTCCAGAGCCCTGTTAAGCAATGGACAATTTTAGTGGTAACCAAGATAATATACATATCCATGTGGATAGCCTTACCTATAATTATAGGCATTGACTGGTGGAAGGTATTGCTGGGCTTTTTTGTAATGCACTATGTGGCAGGCCTTATACTGAGCATTGTGTTTCAGCTGGCTCATATTGTAGAAGAAACAGATAACCCACTCCCGAACGAAAATGGCGAAATGGAAAACACCTGGGCCATACACCAGCTGTACACCACAGCTAACTTTGCCCCAAAAAACCGGTTTGTAAACTGGTTTACGGGTGGGCTTAACCACCAGATAGAGCACCACATTTTCCCGAACATCAGCCATGTGCATTATAAAAGGATATCGCAAATAGTAAAGCAAACAGCTAAAGAGCACAACCTGCCCTACCACGAGTTTAAGAGCATGAGGGGCGCTATAGCAGCGCACTTTAAGCACCTTAAAGAACTGGGAATGGAGCCTAAAATGGCGTAA
- a CDS encoding TIGR00730 family Rossman fold protein, producing the protein MKNITVFCASSFGTDAIFEQEAFQLGATLAKNNIGLVYGGAQVGLMGAVANGALSAGGTVTGVLPHFLQTKEIAHAGLTELILTETMHERKTKMNDLSDGVIALPGGFGTLEELFEILTWAQLGLHKKPVALLNVNGFYDELIAFIDTMVGKGLLKAVNRDMLLVDTNADALLDKMRSYKAPEVGKWISKETT; encoded by the coding sequence ATGAAGAATATAACAGTTTTTTGTGCGTCGAGTTTTGGTACTGATGCTATTTTTGAGCAGGAGGCGTTTCAGCTTGGGGCTACATTGGCTAAAAATAATATAGGTTTGGTTTATGGCGGTGCGCAGGTAGGGCTTATGGGGGCTGTAGCAAATGGTGCGTTGAGCGCAGGCGGCACCGTTACCGGTGTATTGCCACACTTTTTGCAAACCAAAGAAATAGCCCATGCCGGACTTACTGAGTTGATACTTACCGAAACCATGCACGAGCGTAAGACAAAAATGAATGACCTGAGCGATGGCGTAATTGCCCTGCCAGGTGGTTTTGGTACGCTCGAAGAATTGTTTGAAATACTTACCTGGGCACAGCTCGGCCTGCATAAAAAGCCTGTGGCATTGCTAAATGTAAACGGATTTTATGATGAGCTTATCGCCTTTATAGATACTATGGTTGGCAAAGGGCTTTTAAAGGCAGTAAACCGCGATATGTTGCTGGTAGATACTAATGCCGATGCCCTGCTTGATAAAATGCGTAGCTATAAAGCCCCTGAGGTGGGTAAATGGATTAGTAAAGAAACTACATAA
- the rsmG gene encoding 16S rRNA (guanine(527)-N(7))-methyltransferase RsmG, whose protein sequence is MEEILHYFPNLTDTQKQQFASLKDLYTDWNAKINVISRKDIDELYTRHVLHSLGIAKVMPFEPGASVLDVGTGGGFPGIPLAILFPETNFYLVDVIAKKIKVVQGVAEALGLKNVRAEQKRAENIEEDFDFIVSRAVTNMPDFVKWVRGKVKKDQKHALPNGILYLKGGDLTEELAVFQKVTLFNLPDYFSDEFFETKKVVHLAMKYRALRDDY, encoded by the coding sequence ATGGAGGAAATCCTACACTACTTTCCTAACCTTACCGATACTCAAAAGCAGCAGTTTGCCAGCCTTAAAGATTTGTATACTGACTGGAATGCCAAGATAAACGTTATTTCCCGCAAGGATATAGACGAACTTTATACCCGCCATGTACTGCATTCGTTAGGTATTGCAAAAGTAATGCCGTTTGAGCCGGGAGCAAGCGTGCTTGATGTAGGTACCGGTGGCGGATTTCCGGGAATACCTCTTGCAATACTTTTTCCGGAGACTAATTTCTACCTGGTAGATGTTATTGCCAAGAAAATAAAAGTAGTGCAGGGCGTAGCTGAAGCGCTTGGCCTTAAAAATGTGCGTGCCGAACAAAAGCGTGCTGAAAATATTGAAGAGGATTTTGACTTTATTGTAAGCCGTGCGGTAACCAATATGCCCGATTTTGTTAAGTGGGTACGCGGAAAAGTTAAGAAGGACCAAAAGCACGCATTGCCTAACGGTATTCTTTACCTAAAGGGTGGCGACTTAACTGAGGAACTGGCAGTATTCCAAAAAGTTACGTTGTTTAATTTGCCGGATTATTTTAGTGATGAGTTTTTTGAAACTAAAAAAGTGGTGCACCTTGCCATGAAGTATAGAGCGCTGAGGGACGATTATTAA
- a CDS encoding lysylphosphatidylglycerol synthase domain-containing protein — translation MKALPHKTKQLFVFIAKLLVVSGAFYYIYNRLANGEQFDPHRFSTALAKPNAWFIVAAIIMLTFLNRFLEILKWKALANTLQPVSLGQSAAQVLAAVTAAIFTPNGLGEYAAKALYYKKQDAKEIVFLNLVCNGVQMIIATLAGLTGLVAFNFIYSVIPNSLLLAIIAGIGIVALIVFASRNITVKGYSLQKLFEKINALPKSVHQKNMALALFRYLSIVNQHYLLFLLFGVSIPYPVMMAAIAGIYFLGSALPNFTFIDFAVRGSVAVYFFEIIGVNEWIVVLAATLQWLLNVVLPVVAGSYFVLTFKRKL, via the coding sequence ATGAAAGCCCTGCCCCACAAAACTAAGCAATTGTTTGTTTTTATCGCTAAACTTTTAGTTGTAAGCGGCGCTTTTTATTATATCTATAACCGCCTGGCTAATGGCGAGCAGTTTGACCCCCACCGTTTCAGCACGGCTTTAGCAAAACCTAATGCATGGTTTATTGTTGCAGCCATTATCATGCTTACTTTTTTAAATCGTTTTTTAGAGATCCTGAAATGGAAGGCACTGGCCAACACCCTACAACCGGTATCGCTGGGGCAGAGTGCCGCACAGGTACTTGCTGCGGTTACCGCCGCTATTTTTACACCAAACGGACTGGGCGAATATGCCGCCAAAGCACTCTACTATAAAAAACAGGACGCGAAAGAGATTGTGTTCCTGAACCTTGTGTGCAACGGTGTACAGATGATTATTGCAACCCTGGCGGGACTTACCGGACTGGTAGCTTTTAATTTTATATACAGTGTAATTCCAAACTCGCTACTGCTTGCAATTATTGCCGGGATAGGCATAGTAGCACTTATTGTTTTCGCGTCGCGAAATATTACGGTTAAAGGCTATTCGTTACAAAAGCTTTTTGAGAAGATAAATGCCCTGCCAAAAAGTGTACACCAAAAAAATATGGCACTGGCCTTATTCCGCTACCTGAGTATTGTAAACCAGCATTACCTGTTGTTTTTACTCTTTGGCGTAAGCATACCCTATCCGGTAATGATGGCTGCGATTGCGGGAATTTACTTTTTAGGCTCAGCATTGCCTAACTTTACGTTTATCGATTTTGCAGTACGTGGCAGCGTTGCGGTCTATTTCTTTGAAATTATTGGCGTAAACGAATGGATCGTTGTCTTGGCTGCTACACTGCAATGGTTATTAAATGTAGTACTACCGGTAGTAGCGGGAAGTTATTTTGTATTGACGTTTAAGCGGAAGTTATAA